A part of Streptomyces sp. NBC_01210 genomic DNA contains:
- a CDS encoding ABC transporter permease — protein MSTVPAEAVAEQAEQAGQAGRAGADGGAGAAAAAPLAPRARLLPALGAVYRAQLSRARVARIPLLFVATFQSIGIMVLMRGVVDGGAEARAVVAGASVLVVAFVALNLLAQYFGQLRASGGLDHYATLPVPPAAVVLGAAGAYASFTVPGTVVTAVVGSVLFELPLTHLWVLAAVIPLAGAALAGLGAALGLLAPRQELATLLGQLGMSAALLLGVLPADRLPGPISYARDLLPSTYGVEALARTFDARPDWAVVGLDLAVCALVGVVSLTVATWAYRRAAVR, from the coding sequence GTGAGCACCGTGCCCGCGGAGGCGGTGGCCGAACAAGCGGAACAGGCGGGACAGGCCGGACGGGCCGGAGCGGACGGCGGGGCCGGGGCTGCGGCCGCCGCGCCGCTCGCGCCGCGGGCGCGGCTGCTGCCGGCGCTCGGCGCCGTGTACCGCGCGCAGCTGTCCCGGGCACGGGTCGCCCGGATCCCGCTGCTCTTCGTGGCGACCTTCCAGTCGATCGGGATCATGGTCCTGATGCGCGGGGTCGTCGACGGGGGCGCGGAGGCGCGCGCTGTCGTCGCGGGGGCGAGTGTGCTCGTCGTCGCCTTCGTCGCGCTCAATCTGCTCGCCCAGTACTTCGGGCAGCTGCGGGCCAGCGGCGGCCTCGACCACTACGCCACGCTGCCGGTGCCGCCGGCCGCGGTGGTGCTCGGCGCTGCCGGTGCGTATGCCTCCTTCACCGTGCCAGGCACGGTGGTCACGGCGGTCGTCGGCAGCGTGCTGTTCGAGCTGCCGCTGACGCATCTATGGGTGCTGGCCGCGGTGATCCCGCTCGCCGGTGCGGCTCTCGCCGGGCTGGGCGCGGCGCTCGGGCTCCTCGCGCCCCGCCAGGAACTTGCCACGCTGCTCGGCCAGTTGGGCATGTCCGCGGCGCTGCTGCTGGGGGTACTGCCGGCCGACCGGCTGCCCGGGCCGATCTCGTACGCACGTGATCTGCTGCCCTCCACGTACGGCGTCGAGGCCCTCGCGCGGACCTTCGACGCGCGTCCGGACTGGGCGGTCGTCGGGCTGGACCTCGCGGTCTGCGCCTTGGTGGGTGTCGTCTCGCTGACGGTCGCGACGTGGGCGTACCGGCGGGCGGCAGTCCGGTGA
- a CDS encoding ABC transporter permease, translating to MTAPLTPPHQPHRHSPNDDPWQSPPTGHASMRAKDAKDAEDVEESRELKADLRDAAVVLVAVAVLGVALGLLWLWLAPRVPLISNDKAVFLKDTEGEEAVGADGTFVLLALAFGAVSAAAVFWFRRRGGIALVVALAVGGLLGSLLAWGFGVWFGPTHDVVAHAREAGQGVTFDAYLELRAKGALLAWSVAAMVVHLALTALFGPRDPEPEWPPQYGAPGTEQPPGPGTT from the coding sequence GTGACCGCACCTCTGACACCGCCGCACCAGCCTCATCGGCATTCGCCCAACGACGACCCTTGGCAGTCGCCACCGACGGGCCACGCGTCCATGCGCGCGAAGGATGCGAAGGACGCCGAGGACGTGGAGGAGAGCCGCGAACTGAAGGCCGACCTGCGGGACGCGGCCGTGGTGCTGGTGGCCGTGGCGGTTCTGGGGGTGGCACTGGGGCTGCTGTGGCTGTGGCTGGCGCCGCGCGTGCCGCTGATCTCGAACGACAAGGCGGTCTTCCTCAAGGACACGGAGGGCGAGGAGGCGGTGGGCGCGGACGGAACCTTCGTGCTGCTGGCACTCGCTTTCGGCGCGGTGAGCGCGGCGGCGGTCTTCTGGTTCCGCAGGCGCGGGGGTATCGCGCTGGTGGTGGCGCTGGCCGTGGGCGGACTGCTGGGCTCGCTGCTGGCGTGGGGGTTCGGGGTGTGGTTCGGCCCCACGCATGATGTGGTCGCGCATGCGCGGGAGGCCGGCCAGGGGGTGACCTTCGACGCGTACCTGGAGCTGAGGGCGAAGGGGGCGCTGCTGGCGTGGTCGGTGGCGGCGATGGTGGTACACCTGGCGCTGACGGCCCTGTTCGGTCCGCGGGACCCGGAACCGGAGTGGCCGCCGCAGTACGGGGCGCCGGGGACGGAGCAGCCGCCGGGGCCGGGCACGACCTGA
- the ybaK gene encoding Cys-tRNA(Pro) deacylase, with the protein MPKKTKKSGGPGGTPATVALAAAGTEFTVHAYDHDPASASYGDEAAEALGVSPDRVFKTLVADVDGELTVAVVPVAGQLDLKALAAAVGGKRATMADPAAAERTTGYVRGGISPLGQRKRLRTVLDASASVHATICVSAGRRGLEVELSPTDLATLTSAVLAPIGRA; encoded by the coding sequence GTGCCGAAGAAGACCAAGAAGTCCGGCGGCCCCGGGGGCACGCCCGCCACGGTCGCGCTGGCCGCGGCGGGCACGGAGTTCACCGTGCACGCGTACGACCACGATCCCGCGTCCGCCTCGTACGGCGATGAGGCGGCCGAGGCCCTCGGCGTCTCCCCCGACCGGGTCTTCAAGACCCTGGTCGCGGACGTCGACGGCGAACTGACCGTGGCGGTGGTCCCGGTGGCCGGCCAGCTGGACCTCAAGGCGCTGGCAGCGGCGGTCGGCGGCAAACGCGCGACGATGGCGGACCCGGCGGCAGCGGAACGTACGACAGGCTATGTACGGGGCGGTATCTCGCCGTTGGGCCAGCGGAAGCGTCTGCGTACGGTCCTGGACGCGTCGGCTTCCGTCCACGCCACGATCTGCGTCTCGGCGGGCCGCCGCGGTCTGGAGGTCGAACTCTCCCCGACGGACCTGGCGACGCTGACGTCGGCGGTACTTGCACCGATCGGGCGGGCGTAG